A genomic segment from Alkalilimnicola ehrlichii MLHE-1 encodes:
- a CDS encoding formate dehydrogenase subunit gamma: MSTSTRTARERLARRKKSMAWTFCLVLVLSMALPLGAYLVTTPGAVAQPAGERFSEEHATNPRSDTWRHARADGEGFTTASGPYVTNQLISNIGENWRQMRNGPVKAVGSWVMGLSLAAVALFFLVRGRIRLDGGRSGMTVPRWTVFERSVHWFVAISFIILSITGLSLLFGRHVLIPLMGNAGFAGYAQAAMYVHNFLGPAFGVALLVMILMWIRNNIPTGTDLKWFATGGGLIGKGHPSAGKLNGGEKVWYWLGVVIMGSIVVVTGFILDFPNWGQSREIMAWSQVLHAVVAMFWIAFAFGHIYIGTLGTEGAFEGMAKGRVDTNWAKQHHDLWYDELIQQGVKPEPAEEAGATAPSPEPAAGQKPTS, from the coding sequence ATGTCCACAAGTACACGCACCGCCCGGGAGAGACTCGCGCGGCGCAAGAAGTCCATGGCCTGGACCTTCTGCCTGGTGTTGGTGCTGTCCATGGCACTCCCGCTCGGGGCGTACCTGGTCACGACGCCGGGGGCCGTGGCGCAGCCCGCCGGGGAGCGCTTCTCGGAGGAGCACGCCACCAATCCGCGGTCTGACACTTGGCGCCACGCCCGGGCCGACGGCGAGGGCTTCACCACGGCCAGCGGTCCCTATGTCACCAACCAGTTGATCTCCAACATTGGCGAGAACTGGCGTCAGATGCGCAACGGCCCCGTCAAGGCGGTCGGCAGTTGGGTGATGGGGCTCTCCCTGGCGGCCGTTGCTCTGTTCTTTCTGGTCCGGGGGCGGATCCGGCTGGACGGGGGACGATCCGGGATGACCGTGCCGCGATGGACGGTCTTTGAGCGTTCGGTCCACTGGTTCGTCGCCATCAGCTTCATCATCCTGTCCATCACCGGGTTGTCCCTGCTGTTCGGGCGGCACGTGCTCATTCCGCTCATGGGCAACGCCGGCTTCGCCGGTTACGCCCAGGCGGCGATGTACGTGCACAACTTTCTGGGGCCGGCGTTCGGGGTGGCGCTGCTGGTGATGATCCTCATGTGGATCCGCAACAATATACCGACGGGTACCGATCTTAAATGGTTTGCCACCGGTGGCGGTCTGATTGGCAAGGGGCATCCCTCCGCCGGCAAGCTCAACGGCGGCGAGAAGGTCTGGTACTGGCTCGGTGTGGTGATCATGGGCTCCATCGTGGTGGTGACCGGGTTCATCCTGGACTTCCCCAACTGGGGGCAAAGCCGTGAAATCATGGCCTGGTCGCAGGTGCTGCATGCGGTGGTGGCCATGTTCTGGATCGCCTTCGCCTTCGGCCACATCTATATCGGTACGCTGGGCACCGAGGGGGCCTTTGAGGGCATGGCCAAAGGCCGGGTGGACACCAACTGGGCCAAGCAACACCACGATCTGTGGTATGACGAGCTGATCCAGCAAGGGGTGAAGCCTGAGCCGGCGGAGGAGGCGGGCGCAACCGCCCCGTCGCCCGAGCCCGCCGCCGGGCAGAAACCCACCAGTTGA
- a CDS encoding DUF6505 family protein produces the protein MMRKLIRTFRVDDTDDHVYPVAARVGEWAVPGAFVFRFAEQDPATWTGGHRQAFLTGFLGTETFGWSTLVVVAEIDEAGYKTVIERLAHYLVAVYGAPGLEAALPYAREEVAYAASLCEHPVNTVLAVQRESSPDGIQENYRTLREQANWEGEGVRIWKPVPTDPS, from the coding sequence ATGATGCGCAAGCTGATCAGAACCTTCCGGGTCGATGATACCGACGACCATGTCTACCCCGTGGCCGCTCGCGTGGGCGAATGGGCGGTACCCGGCGCCTTCGTGTTCCGTTTCGCCGAGCAGGACCCCGCCACCTGGACCGGTGGCCATCGGCAGGCCTTCCTCACCGGCTTTCTCGGCACCGAGACCTTTGGCTGGTCCACGCTGGTGGTGGTGGCGGAGATTGACGAGGCGGGCTACAAGACCGTCATTGAGCGTCTGGCGCATTACCTGGTCGCGGTCTATGGCGCGCCGGGCCTGGAGGCTGCGCTGCCCTATGCCCGGGAGGAGGTGGCCTATGCCGCGAGCCTGTGTGAGCATCCGGTGAATACCGTGCTCGCGGTGCAGCGGGAGTCCTCGCCGGACGGTATCCAGGAGAACTACCGGACGCTGCGTGAGCAGGCCAACTGGGAGGGCGAGGGCGTGCGGATCTGGAAACCGGTCCCCACCGATCCCTCGTAG
- a CDS encoding small multi-drug export protein, producing MSAVVEPLWSYLLVFLMAATPWVELLVVIPLGVAMGLSPYGVALVALLGNALPVVLIAVGWRTWQRWRGQPRRALKPRVQRVWNRWGLPGLALLGPLVTGIHLATVAALALRSSTRATAAWMVGSLVVWTLATTLVTVGGVAFYQRMTLW from the coding sequence GTGAGCGCGGTGGTCGAGCCGCTGTGGTCCTACCTGCTGGTCTTTCTCATGGCGGCCACGCCGTGGGTCGAGCTGTTGGTGGTTATCCCCTTGGGGGTGGCGATGGGGCTCTCACCCTACGGCGTGGCCCTGGTGGCGCTGCTGGGCAACGCCCTTCCGGTGGTCCTCATTGCCGTTGGCTGGCGCACCTGGCAGCGCTGGCGTGGCCAGCCCCGGCGGGCGTTGAAGCCCCGCGTGCAGCGGGTCTGGAACCGCTGGGGCCTGCCGGGCCTGGCCTTGCTGGGGCCACTGGTCACTGGGATTCATTTGGCCACGGTGGCGGCGCTGGCGCTGCGCTCCAGCACCCGCGCCACTGCGGCCTGGATGGTGGGCAGCCTGGTGGTCTGGACCCTGGCGACGACCTTGGTCACCGTGGGTGGGGTGGCGTTTTATCAGCGGATGACCCTCTGGTGA
- a CDS encoding secondary thiamine-phosphate synthase enzyme YjbQ — MRFHQAQHSFSTDGRGTLEITETVAGEVRRAGVRNGLCHVFLHHTSASLMLCENADPSVRRDLERYFSRLVTDGDPLFEHRLEGDDDMAAHIRSVLTHNDLTLPVRNGRLALGTWQGVYLWEHRYQGHRRQVTVSVQGVD, encoded by the coding sequence ATGCGGTTTCATCAGGCCCAGCACAGCTTTTCCACCGACGGCCGCGGTACCCTGGAGATCACCGAGACGGTGGCCGGCGAAGTGCGCCGCGCAGGGGTCCGTAACGGCCTTTGCCATGTCTTCCTGCACCACACCAGCGCCTCGTTGATGCTGTGCGAGAATGCCGATCCCTCCGTGCGCCGGGACCTGGAGCGCTATTTCAGTCGCCTGGTCACCGACGGAGACCCGCTGTTCGAGCATCGGCTGGAGGGGGATGACGATATGGCCGCGCACATCCGCTCGGTGTTGACCCACAACGACCTGACCCTGCCCGTGCGCAACGGCCGTCTGGCCCTGGGGACCTGGCAGGGGGTCTACCTGTGGGAGCACCGCTATCAGGGCCACCGGCGCCAAGTGACGGTGAGTGTGCAGGGGGTCGATTAG
- a CDS encoding MoaD/ThiS family protein, producing the protein MMSTLLMKIQVKLYASLSEHMPDGRPPHEGAVLDLPDGTSPHTLIDHLDIPRELAHLILLNGVYIDPEDRDRPVLKDGDVFAVWPPIAGG; encoded by the coding sequence ATGATGAGTACACTGCTGATGAAGATCCAGGTCAAGCTTTACGCCAGTCTCTCCGAGCACATGCCGGACGGCCGGCCGCCCCATGAGGGCGCGGTGCTGGACCTGCCGGACGGGACCAGCCCCCATACCCTCATCGACCACCTGGACATACCCCGCGAGCTGGCCCACCTGATCCTGCTGAACGGGGTCTATATCGACCCGGAGGACCGGGATCGGCCGGTGCTGAAGGATGGGGACGTGTTCGCGGTCTGGCCGCCGATCGCCGGTGGCTAA
- a CDS encoding NAD(P)/FAD-dependent oxidoreductase, translated as MEHVIVGAGPAGVVAAERLRKLDPQADIRLLTGEPEPPYSRMAIPYYLVDQIPESGTWLRKQQDHFERQRIEVRQAMVTGLDPDQRRLSLADGQSLGFDRLLLATGSSPVIPPLPGMEREGVHTCWTLADARAILQRARQDARVVLIGAGFIGSIILEALVKRGTQLTVVEQGDRMVPRMMDAEAGDLIRRWCEQRGVSVRTSTTVTGVDDGPGDHPLAVVLDGGEQLPADLVIVSAGVRSNTAFLEGSGLEIDQGIRVDHRLCTNRAGIYAAGDVAQGPDFSTGGWSVHAVQPTSVDHGQVAASNMAGRDRRYHGSLLMNVLDTLGLISTSFGQWEGVDGGDSVALLDRERYRYLRLQFQDDLLVGANSLGLTEHVGVLRGLIEGQVRLGPWKKRLQTDPTRLMEAYLGSTQAIGRPNPRRAPA; from the coding sequence TCCCCTACTACCTGGTGGATCAGATACCGGAGTCCGGTACCTGGCTGCGCAAGCAACAGGACCATTTTGAGCGCCAGCGCATCGAGGTGCGCCAGGCCATGGTGACCGGACTCGACCCGGACCAGCGCCGCCTGAGCCTGGCCGACGGCCAGTCGCTGGGTTTTGACCGCCTGTTGCTAGCCACCGGCTCGTCGCCCGTCATCCCTCCGCTGCCCGGCATGGAACGCGAGGGGGTCCATACCTGCTGGACACTGGCGGACGCCCGCGCGATCCTCCAGCGGGCGCGCCAGGACGCCCGGGTGGTGTTGATCGGCGCCGGCTTCATCGGCTCGATCATCCTGGAGGCGCTGGTCAAGCGCGGCACGCAGCTCACGGTGGTGGAACAGGGCGACCGGATGGTCCCGCGGATGATGGACGCGGAGGCCGGCGACCTCATCCGCCGCTGGTGCGAGCAACGGGGCGTCAGCGTACGCACCAGCACCACCGTGACCGGTGTCGATGACGGCCCCGGCGATCACCCGCTGGCGGTGGTCCTGGACGGCGGTGAACAGCTCCCGGCAGACCTGGTTATCGTGTCGGCCGGCGTCCGCAGCAACACCGCCTTTCTGGAAGGCTCAGGACTGGAGATAGACCAGGGCATCCGGGTGGACCACCGCTTGTGCACCAACCGGGCGGGCATCTATGCCGCCGGGGACGTCGCTCAGGGGCCGGACTTCTCCACCGGCGGCTGGTCGGTGCACGCCGTGCAGCCCACCTCGGTGGACCACGGCCAGGTCGCGGCCAGCAACATGGCCGGCCGCGACCGCCGCTACCACGGCAGCCTGCTGATGAACGTGCTCGACACCCTGGGGCTGATCTCCACCTCCTTCGGTCAATGGGAGGGCGTGGACGGCGGTGACAGTGTCGCCCTGCTCGATCGGGAGCGGTACCGCTACCTGCGGCTGCAATTCCAGGACGACCTCCTCGTCGGCGCCAACAGTCTCGGCCTGACCGAGCACGTGGGCGTCCTGCGCGGGCTGATCGAAGGACAGGTCCGGCTGGGCCCCTGGAAGAAGCGCCTGCAAACCGACCCCACCCGGCTGATGGAGGCCTATCTGGGCAGCACCCAGGCCATCGGCCGGCCCAACCCACGGCGGGCGCCGGCATGA